One window of the Natronomonas marina genome contains the following:
- a CDS encoding substrate-binding domain-containing protein: MPIQRRQFITAIGAGALASTAGCAQLGGGDGSQPGVAGETLTLTTTTSTYDTGLLDAIHPDFEEMYGVTVDPVPKGTGAALETARNGDSDIVMVHARGLEDEFMRNGYGVNRRDLMFNDFVIVGPEDDPAGIEGMDSATEALTAIAEAEATFVSRGDNSGTHTKELNLWEAAAADPGGDWYQETGSGMGEALNIANQQGAYTLSDRGTFLSQRSEIDLVILVQGPIEDGPEILANPYGIMPVNPGVHGNANYDLAMAYVGWITSPDVQSSIAEYQVNGEQLFFPEAVSEDPDFQQYVPEGWSSDGADE; encoded by the coding sequence ATGCCGATACAACGCCGACAGTTCATCACGGCGATAGGCGCGGGAGCACTGGCGAGCACGGCTGGCTGTGCCCAACTCGGCGGGGGCGACGGGAGTCAGCCGGGCGTCGCCGGCGAGACGCTGACCCTGACGACGACGACGAGCACCTACGACACGGGGCTGCTCGACGCGATTCACCCCGACTTCGAGGAGATGTACGGGGTCACCGTCGACCCGGTGCCCAAGGGAACCGGCGCCGCCCTCGAGACGGCCCGAAACGGGGACTCGGACATCGTGATGGTCCACGCCCGCGGTCTCGAAGACGAGTTCATGCGCAACGGCTACGGGGTCAACCGCCGGGACCTCATGTTCAACGACTTCGTCATCGTCGGGCCGGAGGACGACCCGGCGGGCATCGAGGGGATGGACTCGGCGACGGAGGCGTTGACCGCCATCGCGGAGGCGGAGGCGACCTTCGTCTCGCGGGGGGACAACTCCGGGACCCACACCAAGGAGCTCAACCTCTGGGAGGCGGCGGCGGCCGACCCCGGCGGCGACTGGTACCAGGAGACCGGCAGCGGGATGGGCGAGGCGCTGAACATCGCCAACCAGCAGGGCGCCTACACGCTCTCGGACCGCGGGACCTTCCTCTCACAGCGCTCGGAGATCGACCTCGTCATCCTGGTGCAGGGCCCCATCGAGGACGGCCCGGAGATACTCGCCAACCCCTACGGCATCATGCCGGTCAACCCCGGCGTCCACGGCAACGCCAACTACGACCTGGCGATGGCCTACGTCGGGTGGATCACGAGTCCCGACGTCCAGAGCTCCATCGCCGAGTACCAGGTCAACGGCGAACAGCTGTTCTTCCCCGAGGCGGTCTCGGAGGACCCCGACTTCCAGCAGTACGTTCCGGAAGGGTGGAGTAGCGACGGCGCCGACGAGTAG
- a CDS encoding alpha/beta hydrolase, translating into MDSDLEAVLDELPDVPPWHALSVEGARRLEDELFSSDAAHDCTVRAFAIDGPGGELPVRSYRPAAGPLPTVVFYHGGGWTLGTLDSVEGVCTEVAERAGCLVLSVDYRLAPEHPFPAAVEDAWAAFEWADDHAESLGGDGTVAVGGTSAGGGLAAATALRARERDRSLAAQLLLYPMLDPGLDTDSCREHADAPLLTRADLAWFWEQYLDSGADRYNPLAAPLRAPALDGVAPPVVATAGHDPLRSEGVAYADRLADAGVDVEHHHAPSLCHGFCSLTDRVPAADEAVGETLAAFEARLT; encoded by the coding sequence CGAGGACGAACTGTTCTCGAGCGACGCCGCCCACGACTGCACCGTCCGGGCGTTCGCCATCGACGGCCCCGGCGGCGAACTACCGGTGCGGAGCTACCGGCCGGCGGCGGGACCGCTCCCGACGGTCGTCTTCTATCACGGCGGCGGCTGGACGCTCGGGACGCTCGACTCCGTCGAGGGCGTCTGCACCGAGGTGGCCGAGCGGGCCGGCTGTCTCGTCCTGTCGGTCGACTACCGGCTGGCGCCGGAACACCCCTTCCCGGCGGCCGTCGAGGACGCGTGGGCCGCTTTCGAGTGGGCCGACGACCACGCCGAGTCGCTGGGCGGCGACGGCACCGTCGCGGTCGGTGGGACGAGCGCCGGCGGGGGGCTGGCCGCCGCGACCGCACTTCGGGCGCGCGAGCGGGACCGCTCGCTGGCCGCACAACTGCTCCTCTACCCGATGCTCGACCCGGGTCTCGACACCGACTCCTGCCGGGAGCACGCCGACGCGCCGCTGCTCACCCGGGCGGACCTGGCGTGGTTCTGGGAGCAGTACCTCGACAGCGGCGCCGACCGGTACAACCCGCTGGCGGCCCCGCTGCGGGCGCCGGCCCTCGACGGGGTGGCGCCGCCGGTCGTCGCCACGGCCGGCCACGACCCGCTCCGCTCGGAGGGGGTCGCCTATGCCGACCGACTGGCGGACGCCGGCGTCGACGTCGAACACCACCACGCGCCGTCGCTGTGTCACGGCTTCTGCTCACTGACCGACCGCGTCCCGGCCGCCGACGAGGCCGTCGGGGAAACCCTCGCGGCGTTCGAGGCCCGCCTGACGTAG
- a CDS encoding ABC transporter permease, which translates to MPLESALLLPVVDLPFRDGYVSSIIYVSLYVSLTAVTLSTLFSLSVAITMAFTDFPGQGLVRSVINTGMGFPSVVVGLLVLFAVSNQGPLGPLELVFTKEAMIMSQFVLATPPITAISLAAITGVDENVRDAAHVLGGTRLDVALVVIKEARYGIATAVLAGFGRAISEVGSVLIVGGNITSADGISKTRTLTTAIQLEARQGQYRTAMVLGGILLALVLAINTVVVRYGDRGVQR; encoded by the coding sequence GTGCCGCTGGAATCGGCCCTGCTGTTGCCGGTCGTCGACCTGCCGTTCAGGGACGGCTACGTCTCGAGCATCATCTACGTCTCGCTGTACGTGAGCCTCACCGCGGTGACGCTGAGCACGCTGTTCAGCCTCTCGGTCGCCATCACGATGGCGTTCACCGACTTCCCCGGCCAGGGGCTCGTCAGGTCGGTCATCAACACCGGGATGGGCTTTCCCAGCGTGGTCGTCGGCCTGCTCGTGCTGTTCGCCGTCTCCAACCAGGGCCCGCTCGGGCCGCTGGAACTCGTCTTCACGAAGGAGGCGATGATCATGTCCCAGTTCGTGCTCGCAACGCCGCCGATTACGGCCATCAGCCTGGCGGCCATCACCGGCGTCGACGAGAACGTCCGCGACGCCGCTCACGTCCTCGGCGGGACGCGCCTGGACGTGGCGCTCGTCGTCATCAAGGAGGCGCGCTACGGCATCGCCACGGCCGTCCTTGCGGGGTTCGGCCGCGCCATCAGCGAGGTGGGTTCCGTCCTCATCGTCGGCGGCAACATCACGAGCGCCGACGGCATCTCGAAGACGCGGACGCTGACGACCGCCATCCAACTGGAGGCCCGTCAGGGACAGTACCGCACAGCGATGGTGCTGGGGGGCATCCTGCTCGCGCTCGTGTTGGCCATCAACACCGTCGTCGTCCGGTACGGGGACAGAGGGGTGCAGCGCTGA